A single region of the Actinoplanes sp. SE50/110 genome encodes:
- a CDS encoding acyltransferase, producing MTDVTVAATADVDPRAEIGEGTRIWHLAQIREQATLGRNCNIGRGAYVGPGVSIGDNVKLQNHALVYEPAVLGDGVFVGPAAVLTNDEYPRSVTPDGRLKDGHDWTAVGVTIGTGAAIGARAVCVAPVTVGRWALVAAGAVVTKDVPDFALVVGVPARRIGWVGRAGKPLTAKGDGIWVCPATGAQFTETDGILTENEI from the coding sequence ATGACTGACGTGACCGTGGCCGCGACGGCCGATGTGGACCCGCGCGCCGAGATCGGCGAGGGCACCCGGATCTGGCATCTGGCGCAGATCCGCGAGCAGGCCACCCTGGGCCGCAACTGCAACATCGGCCGCGGAGCGTACGTCGGGCCCGGCGTCAGCATCGGCGACAACGTGAAGCTGCAGAACCACGCGCTGGTCTACGAGCCGGCCGTGCTCGGCGACGGCGTCTTCGTCGGCCCGGCCGCGGTGCTGACCAACGACGAGTACCCGCGCTCGGTCACCCCGGACGGCCGCCTCAAGGACGGACACGACTGGACCGCGGTCGGGGTCACGATCGGTACGGGCGCCGCGATCGGCGCCCGCGCAGTCTGCGTCGCGCCGGTCACCGTCGGCCGCTGGGCGCTGGTCGCCGCCGGCGCGGTGGTCACCAAGGACGTGCCCGATTTCGCCCTGGTCGTCGGAGTCCCGGCGCGCCGGATCGGCTGGGTCGGCCGGGCCGGCAAACCGCTCACCGCGAAGGGCGACGGCATCTGGGTCTGCCCGGCCACCGGCGCCCAGTTCACCGAGACCGACGGCATCCTGACCGAAAACGAGATCTGA
- a CDS encoding MbtH family protein: protein MNPFEDEHGTYLVLINDEGQYSLWPEFADIPAGWTIAKAAASRQDCVDYVNEHWTDMRPKSLIEAMG, encoded by the coding sequence ATGAATCCTTTTGAGGATGAGCACGGCACCTATCTCGTACTGATCAACGACGAGGGCCAGTATTCGTTGTGGCCGGAATTCGCCGACATTCCCGCCGGCTGGACAATCGCCAAGGCCGCCGCTTCCCGTCAGGACTGCGTCGACTACGTCAACGAGCACTGGACGGACATGCGTCCGAAGAGTCTGATCGAGGCGATGGGCTGA
- a CDS encoding thiamine pyrophosphate-dependent dehydrogenase E1 component subunit alpha: MSTALAPARTGGDERLTGFAGEPLAHRRYRRMRFIRRFEETLLQLFEEGALNGTTHACIGQEADAVAVTEHLAAGDHIFSNHRCHGHYLAHSGDALGLLAEIMGKDAGVCRGMGGSQHICAPGFKSNGVQGGIVPNAAGIALAHQLAGSDAVSVVFIGDGTLGEGVVYETLNMAALWKLPLLVVCEDNRWAQSTPIAANLAGDMAARFAAFGVPVREVDSTDVEELSAIAGEEVGAVRSGTGPRVLLIHTYRLCHHSKSDDERPADEIAEHWLVEPLVVHGRRLDDADRARIDDEVETALDEVVATARALP, encoded by the coding sequence ATGTCGACGGCGCTCGCGCCGGCGCGGACCGGGGGCGACGAGCGGCTCACCGGATTCGCCGGCGAACCGCTCGCCCACCGGAGGTACCGGCGCATGCGGTTCATCCGGCGGTTCGAGGAGACGCTGCTCCAGCTGTTCGAAGAGGGTGCGCTCAACGGGACCACGCACGCTTGCATCGGACAGGAGGCCGACGCGGTCGCCGTCACCGAGCACCTGGCCGCCGGTGACCACATCTTCAGCAACCACCGGTGTCACGGGCACTATCTGGCCCACTCCGGGGACGCGCTGGGGTTGCTGGCGGAAATCATGGGCAAGGACGCCGGGGTGTGCCGGGGCATGGGCGGCAGCCAGCACATCTGCGCCCCCGGCTTCAAGTCCAACGGCGTCCAGGGCGGGATCGTGCCGAACGCGGCCGGGATCGCGCTGGCCCACCAGCTCGCCGGCAGCGACGCGGTCAGTGTGGTGTTCATCGGCGACGGGACGCTCGGGGAGGGCGTCGTCTACGAGACGCTGAACATGGCCGCGCTGTGGAAACTGCCGCTGCTGGTGGTCTGCGAGGACAACCGGTGGGCGCAGAGCACGCCGATCGCGGCGAACCTGGCCGGTGACATGGCCGCCCGGTTCGCCGCGTTCGGGGTACCGGTCCGCGAGGTGGACAGCACCGACGTCGAGGAGCTCAGCGCGATCGCCGGCGAGGAGGTCGGCGCGGTCCGCTCGGGCACCGGCCCGCGGGTGCTGCTGATCCACACCTACCGGCTGTGCCACCACTCCAAGAGCGACGACGAGCGTCCGGCCGACGAGATCGCCGAGCACTGGCTGGTCGAGCCGCTCGTCGTGCACGGCCGCCGGCTCGACGACGCGGACCGCGCACGGATCGACGACGAGGTGGAGACCGCGCTCGACGAGGTCGTGGCGACGGCGAGGGCCCTGCCGTGA
- a CDS encoding MFS transporter: MYLSLRDRPAEDPAAGPKVRVATTVVLLGVVSLLTDVSSEMVTAVLPLYMTAELGLSLLAYGVVDGLYQGVSALVRIFGGYLNDRTNRPKWVAVFGYGISALSRIALVPAHTFAAITGVITADRLGKGFRTAPRDALIADSSDPAVLGRAFGVHRTLDTVGAALGPLVAFGLLLLVPGGYSSVFVASFAFGLLGVTVLVLFVPDRRTGGAGLPARRLVTELLSPRLRRPLLAAGLLGLCTVSDGFLYLSLQHSGEFAARWFPLMYVGTNVVYLTLAIPLGRLSDRVGRARVFLAGHAVLLLTYLVAGRSGGGLVATLVALGLLGAYYAATDGVLPALISKRVPAEARGSGIAAAQTVVVLARFAVSLAFAALWESIGPRDALVIAAGFLVVGIGAAGWLLKGIDR, translated from the coding sequence GTGTATCTCTCGCTCCGCGACCGGCCGGCCGAGGATCCGGCGGCCGGTCCGAAGGTCCGGGTCGCCACCACGGTGGTGCTGCTCGGCGTGGTCAGCCTGCTCACCGACGTCTCGTCGGAGATGGTGACCGCGGTCCTGCCGCTCTACATGACCGCCGAGCTCGGCCTGAGCCTGCTCGCGTACGGCGTCGTCGACGGCCTGTACCAGGGCGTCAGCGCCCTGGTCCGGATTTTCGGCGGCTACCTGAACGACCGCACCAACCGGCCCAAGTGGGTCGCGGTGTTCGGCTACGGCATCTCCGCGCTGAGCCGGATCGCGCTGGTCCCGGCGCACACCTTCGCCGCGATCACCGGGGTGATCACCGCCGATCGGCTGGGCAAGGGGTTCCGCACCGCCCCGCGGGACGCGCTGATCGCCGACTCGTCCGATCCGGCCGTGCTGGGCCGCGCCTTCGGCGTGCACCGCACCCTGGACACGGTCGGCGCGGCGCTCGGCCCGCTGGTCGCCTTCGGACTGCTGTTGCTGGTACCCGGCGGCTACAGCTCGGTGTTCGTCGCGTCGTTCGCGTTCGGCCTGCTCGGAGTCACGGTGCTGGTGCTTTTCGTGCCGGACCGGCGCACCGGGGGTGCCGGCCTGCCGGCCCGGCGGCTGGTGACCGAACTGCTCAGCCCGCGGCTGCGCCGGCCGCTGCTGGCCGCCGGCCTGCTCGGCCTGTGCACCGTCAGCGACGGGTTCCTCTACCTGTCGCTGCAGCACAGCGGTGAGTTCGCGGCCCGCTGGTTCCCGCTGATGTACGTCGGGACCAACGTCGTCTACCTCACCCTGGCGATCCCGCTGGGCCGGCTCTCCGACAGGGTGGGCCGGGCCCGGGTGTTCCTCGCCGGGCACGCCGTGCTGCTGCTCACCTACCTGGTGGCCGGGCGGTCCGGCGGCGGCCTGGTCGCCACGCTGGTCGCGCTGGGCCTGCTCGGCGCCTACTACGCGGCCACCGACGGGGTGCTGCCCGCGCTGATCAGCAAGCGGGTTCCGGCCGAGGCCCGGGGCAGCGGCATCGCGGCCGCGCAGACCGTGGTGGTGCTGGCCCGGTTCGCCGTGTCGCTGGCGTTCGCCGCCCTGTGGGAGTCGATCGGCCCGCGCGACGCGCTGGTGATCGCGGCTGGTTTCCTGGTGGTCGGCATCGGCGCGGCCGGATGGCTGCTGAAGGGCATCGACAGGTGA
- a CDS encoding Gfo/Idh/MocA family protein, with the protein MNASEPIGIAVIGAGYWGPNLVRNFQASPQFRLHWLCDLDTDRARRVLGGYSTVRVTADLEEILADPAVQAVAIATPAGTHLKVALSALRAGKHVLVEKPLAATYAEGRQLVEEADERGLTLMCDHTYCYTPAVLRIRELLHAGELGELHFLDSVRINLGLVQRDIDVLWDLAPHDLSILDFVLPEGVTPVAVAAHGADGIGAGRACVAYLTLQLSNGAIAHIHVNWLSPVKIRTAIFGGSKRTLVWDDLNPSQRLAIYDRGVDVASPDELGDEQRRDILISYRSGDMVAPALTEREALRTMVDEYARAITTKTPALTDGRSGLRVLQLLQAASRSLTEGGTMITIDEGHMA; encoded by the coding sequence TTGAACGCGTCCGAGCCGATCGGGATCGCCGTCATCGGGGCCGGGTACTGGGGCCCCAACCTCGTCCGCAACTTCCAGGCCAGCCCCCAGTTCCGGCTGCACTGGTTGTGCGACCTCGACACCGACCGGGCCCGCCGGGTCCTCGGCGGATACTCCACGGTGCGGGTCACCGCGGATCTGGAAGAGATCCTGGCCGACCCGGCCGTGCAGGCGGTGGCGATCGCCACCCCGGCCGGCACCCACCTCAAGGTGGCGCTGTCCGCGCTGCGCGCCGGCAAGCACGTCCTGGTGGAGAAGCCGCTCGCGGCCACCTATGCGGAGGGCCGCCAGCTCGTCGAGGAGGCCGACGAGCGCGGCCTGACCCTGATGTGCGACCACACCTACTGCTACACCCCCGCGGTGCTGCGCATCCGTGAGCTGCTGCACGCCGGGGAGCTGGGTGAGCTGCACTTCCTCGACTCGGTGCGGATCAACCTGGGCCTGGTCCAGCGGGACATCGACGTGCTGTGGGACCTCGCCCCGCACGACCTGTCCATCCTCGACTTCGTGCTGCCCGAGGGCGTCACCCCGGTGGCCGTCGCGGCGCACGGCGCGGACGGGATCGGCGCCGGCCGGGCCTGCGTGGCCTATCTCACGCTGCAGCTGAGCAACGGCGCGATCGCGCACATCCACGTCAACTGGCTGTCCCCGGTGAAGATCCGCACCGCGATCTTCGGCGGCTCGAAGCGGACCCTGGTGTGGGACGACCTCAACCCCAGCCAGCGGCTGGCCATCTACGACCGGGGCGTCGACGTGGCCTCCCCGGACGAGCTCGGCGACGAGCAGCGCCGCGACATCCTCATCTCGTACCGCTCCGGCGACATGGTCGCGCCGGCGCTCACCGAGCGGGAGGCGCTGCGCACCATGGTGGACGAGTACGCGCGGGCGATCACCACCAAGACCCCCGCGCTCACCGACGGCCGCTCCGGGCTCCGGGTGCTGCAGCTGCTGCAGGCCGCCTCCCGTAGCCTCACCGAGGGCGGCACGATGATCACGATCGACGAAGGGCACATGGCGTGA
- a CDS encoding DegT/DnrJ/EryC1/StrS aminotransferase family protein: MIPLVDLQAAHAEVAEEVDAGFKRVLATTGFVGGPEVAAFEREFADFSGAAHCVGVANGTDAVELALRAAGVGPGDEVVVPANTFVGTAEPVARIGARVVLADMDPATYLVDVDAMLAAIGPKTRAVVPVHLYGQLADAARLRTELAGSGVAVVEDAAQSQGALRHGRGAGADGLAATSFYPGKNLGAYGDAGAVLTPDHEQADLVRTLGSHGGLQKYVHDVVGVNSRLDALQAVVLRAKLTRLAAWSAARRAAAARYHELLAGVDVVLPQTLAGNEHVWHLYVVRIPGGPRRRDTVLGRLHEAGIGAGIHYPYPLHLTPAFADPRYPAGSFPHAEKAAGEILSLPLYPQITTEQQEATVRALATALKD; this comes from the coding sequence ATGATTCCGCTCGTCGATCTGCAAGCCGCCCACGCCGAGGTCGCCGAGGAGGTCGACGCCGGTTTCAAGCGGGTCCTGGCCACCACCGGTTTCGTCGGCGGTCCCGAGGTCGCGGCGTTCGAGCGCGAGTTCGCCGACTTCTCCGGCGCCGCACACTGCGTCGGGGTGGCCAACGGCACCGACGCGGTCGAGCTCGCCCTGCGCGCGGCCGGGGTCGGCCCCGGCGACGAGGTCGTCGTCCCGGCCAACACGTTCGTCGGCACCGCCGAGCCGGTCGCCCGGATCGGCGCCCGGGTGGTGCTGGCCGACATGGACCCGGCGACCTACCTGGTCGACGTGGACGCCATGCTCGCCGCGATCGGCCCGAAGACCAGGGCGGTCGTCCCGGTCCACCTGTACGGCCAGCTGGCCGACGCCGCGCGGTTGCGCACCGAACTGGCCGGCAGCGGCGTCGCGGTGGTCGAGGACGCCGCGCAGAGCCAGGGCGCGCTGCGGCACGGCCGCGGCGCCGGCGCCGACGGCCTGGCGGCGACCAGCTTCTACCCGGGCAAGAACCTGGGCGCCTACGGTGACGCCGGCGCGGTGCTGACCCCCGATCACGAGCAGGCCGATCTGGTACGAACGTTGGGCAGCCACGGTGGCCTGCAGAAGTACGTGCACGACGTGGTCGGCGTCAACAGCCGTCTCGACGCCCTGCAGGCGGTGGTCCTGCGCGCCAAGCTGACCCGCCTGGCCGCGTGGAGCGCCGCCCGCCGCGCCGCCGCGGCCCGCTACCACGAGCTGCTGGCCGGGGTGGACGTCGTGCTCCCGCAGACCCTGGCCGGCAACGAGCACGTCTGGCACCTGTACGTGGTGCGCATCCCGGGCGGCCCGCGGCGCCGTGACACGGTGCTGGGCCGGCTGCACGAGGCCGGGATCGGCGCCGGCATCCACTATCCGTACCCGCTGCACCTGACCCCGGCGTTCGCCGACCCGCGGTATCCGGCCGGCAGCTTCCCGCACGCCGAGAAGGCGGCCGGCGAGATCCTCTCGCTTCCGCTCTACCCGCAGATCACCACCGAGCAGCAGGAGGCGACCGTGCGGGCGCTCGCCACCGCGCTGAAGGACTGA
- a CDS encoding acyltransferase, with product MRAPIWTRRSVDEAFSAPGNSFGFLRLLFAFAVLVSHSLPLGYGREDPGGGLTHGQTVLGEIGILGFFTISGFLITRSAGRVPLPRYLWHRGLRILPGLWVCLIVTALVVAPVVALIEHGSVAGVFAEPGGPFGYVFHNLAVAIRQYGISGLLRDTPYGRLTGESVFDGSLWSLMYEVFCYFMIAGLALTGLLKRARWVVAALAGGLFAVIVHDFLTAPRIPGPQGVHGPFLGIGGIDTYSLVYLTYVFLLGALFELYRSSIVLNELGAIVAAVILLGTTQCGGFDVLGYPAFAYLTLWLAIALPAPFRRIGVRQDYSYGFYIYAFPVQQLLALLGVPAWGLLPYILLATAGTLVFAIPSWHLVERPAMALKHWSPRQRTTAGDQASGTNTAGAPLPLAGTVQTSLADGPVPERGRP from the coding sequence ATGCGGGCTCCAATCTGGACGCGGCGATCGGTCGACGAGGCGTTCTCCGCTCCGGGCAACAGTTTCGGTTTCCTTCGTCTGCTGTTCGCCTTCGCGGTGCTGGTCTCCCATTCGCTGCCGCTGGGTTACGGGCGGGAGGATCCGGGCGGCGGGCTCACCCACGGGCAGACCGTGCTCGGCGAGATCGGCATCCTCGGCTTCTTCACCATCTCCGGTTTCCTGATCACCCGCAGCGCCGGCCGGGTCCCGCTCCCCCGCTACCTGTGGCACCGCGGCCTGCGGATCCTGCCCGGCCTGTGGGTGTGCCTGATCGTCACGGCGCTCGTGGTCGCCCCGGTGGTCGCGCTGATCGAGCACGGCAGCGTGGCCGGGGTGTTCGCCGAGCCCGGCGGCCCGTTCGGCTACGTGTTCCACAACCTGGCCGTCGCGATCCGGCAGTACGGGATCTCCGGCCTGCTGCGCGACACGCCGTACGGGCGGCTCACCGGTGAGTCGGTCTTCGACGGCTCGCTGTGGAGCCTGATGTACGAGGTGTTCTGCTACTTCATGATCGCCGGGCTGGCCCTGACCGGCCTGTTGAAGCGGGCCCGCTGGGTGGTCGCGGCACTGGCCGGCGGCCTGTTCGCGGTGATCGTGCACGACTTCCTGACCGCGCCGCGCATCCCCGGCCCGCAGGGGGTGCACGGCCCGTTCCTGGGCATCGGCGGGATCGACACGTACTCGCTGGTCTATCTGACCTACGTGTTCCTGCTGGGCGCGCTGTTCGAGCTGTACCGCTCCTCGATCGTGCTCAACGAGCTGGGCGCGATCGTGGCCGCGGTCATTCTGCTCGGCACCACACAATGCGGCGGATTCGACGTTCTCGGCTACCCGGCCTTCGCCTATCTGACGCTCTGGCTCGCCATTGCGCTACCCGCCCCATTCCGGCGCATCGGGGTGCGTCAGGACTACTCGTACGGTTTCTACATTTACGCCTTCCCGGTCCAGCAGCTGCTCGCCCTGCTCGGCGTCCCGGCCTGGGGGCTGCTGCCGTACATCCTGCTGGCCACCGCCGGCACGCTGGTCTTCGCGATCCCGTCCTGGCACCTGGTCGAGCGGCCGGCGATGGCGTTGAAGCACTGGTCGCCGCGTCAGCGGACCACCGCGGGCGACCAGGCATCCGGGACGAACACCGCGGGCGCGCCACTGCCGTTGGCCGGCACGGTCCAGACGTCGCTGGCCGACGGACCGGTGCCCGAGCGCGGCAGGCCGTAG
- a CDS encoding lipase family protein encodes MSLRTRISAALLAATLTGAGWAGTPLPADAAAGGTSRGVTIPDFYTPPATLPAADGALVRTEPLPLALSLPGITGPLPGTATRIMYKSTDSTGHPVAITGAYVEPSAAWNGPGPRPLVVLAPGTMGQGDQCSTSLALQRGLIIGTEDNQFTVSIGYEVLAMYRMLAKGIAVVQTDYAGLGTTDRLHTYVNRVDEGHAVLDAARAARALPATSLSARSLIGLYGYSQGGGAVASAAELQSSYAPDVQLTATYSGAPPANLAAVTAAIDGSELVGALGWSINGFVQSDPELRPLLDRYLSDSGRAVLKNLSTMCVGDAILGYATKRSTSWTTGGQSLADIVAAEPVLKAFLAEQLIGTRKPAGAVRIATGVSDNLVPHGQARTMAANWCSRGGNVAYAPVVLAPTISPLINHFGPLLVDQGPAVDWLALRLAGVPSIPTCAILPIQP; translated from the coding sequence ATGTCCCTGCGTACCCGCATTTCCGCAGCTCTATTGGCTGCGACACTCACCGGAGCCGGCTGGGCCGGGACGCCGCTGCCCGCCGATGCCGCCGCCGGCGGCACGTCCCGCGGTGTAACAATTCCCGATTTTTACACCCCGCCGGCGACCCTGCCGGCCGCTGACGGCGCCCTGGTGCGGACCGAGCCGCTCCCGCTGGCGCTCTCGCTGCCCGGCATCACCGGCCCGCTGCCCGGCACCGCGACGCGCATCATGTACAAGTCCACCGACTCCACCGGGCACCCGGTCGCGATCACCGGTGCCTACGTCGAGCCGTCCGCCGCCTGGAACGGCCCCGGGCCCCGCCCCCTGGTGGTCCTCGCCCCGGGCACCATGGGGCAGGGTGACCAGTGCTCCACCTCGCTGGCCCTGCAGCGCGGCCTGATCATCGGCACGGAGGACAACCAGTTCACCGTCTCGATCGGCTACGAGGTGCTGGCCATGTACCGGATGCTCGCCAAGGGCATCGCGGTCGTCCAGACCGACTACGCGGGTCTGGGCACCACCGACCGCCTGCACACCTACGTCAACCGGGTCGACGAGGGCCATGCGGTGCTGGACGCCGCCCGGGCGGCCCGGGCCCTGCCGGCCACCTCACTGTCGGCGAGGTCGCTGATCGGCCTCTACGGTTACAGCCAGGGCGGCGGCGCGGTCGCCTCGGCCGCCGAGCTGCAGTCCAGCTACGCGCCGGACGTGCAGCTCACCGCCACCTACTCCGGCGCCCCGCCGGCGAACCTGGCCGCGGTCACCGCCGCCATCGACGGCAGTGAGCTGGTCGGCGCGCTCGGCTGGTCGATCAACGGGTTCGTCCAGTCCGATCCGGAGTTGCGGCCGCTGCTGGACCGGTATCTGAGCGACAGCGGCCGCGCCGTGCTGAAGAACCTGTCCACCATGTGTGTCGGCGACGCCATCCTCGGCTATGCGACGAAGCGCAGCACGTCGTGGACGACCGGCGGCCAGTCGCTCGCCGACATCGTGGCCGCCGAGCCGGTGCTCAAGGCCTTCCTTGCCGAGCAGCTGATCGGCACCCGCAAGCCGGCCGGCGCGGTCCGGATCGCCACCGGCGTCAGCGACAACCTGGTCCCGCACGGCCAGGCCCGTACGATGGCGGCGAACTGGTGCTCACGCGGGGGCAACGTCGCTTACGCCCCGGTGGTCCTGGCCCCGACGATCAGCCCGCTGATCAACCACTTCGGCCCGCTGCTGGTCGACCAGGGCCCGGCCGTCGACTGGCTGGCCCTGCGTCTGGCCGGTGTCCCGTCGATCCCCACCTGCGCGATCCTGCCGATCCAACCTTAG
- a CDS encoding biotin/lipoyl-containing protein: MNPVLVPTNDVNSEHGILVMWFAEDGAEVEKDELLAEVETSKAVLEVLAPVAGVLLHTAAKGAEVPLSQPIAQLFGSAAERDAHLAALAAAPATAAPAGPRATVKAVQRAAELGVDLAALGLDRLITVKDVEACAAPAVPPALLEPLAGAPGRQRILIVGAALGATQVLDILAGSRTQQAVAIVDDDASRWGASVHGVPVVGGSDRLGALFAEGAYDAAIIAIGRSPAVRARLRAACAAAGVPLANAIDPTAKIATDVSLGQGNIICAFCHIATGVRVGDNNFFSAYNSFDHHSVIGDDNASGPSVVTSGKVTIGSRIRFGTGIFIEPDVTVGDDAAIASGAVIVSSVPAEHVVKTKIVTTTVVPLRR, encoded by the coding sequence GTGAATCCCGTCCTGGTGCCCACCAACGACGTCAACAGCGAACACGGCATCCTGGTGATGTGGTTCGCCGAGGACGGCGCCGAGGTGGAGAAGGATGAGCTGCTCGCCGAGGTGGAGACGAGCAAGGCGGTCCTCGAGGTGCTCGCGCCGGTGGCGGGGGTGCTGCTGCACACCGCGGCCAAGGGGGCCGAGGTGCCGCTGTCGCAGCCGATCGCGCAGCTGTTCGGATCCGCCGCCGAGCGCGACGCGCATCTCGCCGCACTCGCCGCGGCACCGGCCACCGCCGCCCCCGCCGGGCCGCGGGCCACGGTGAAAGCCGTACAGCGGGCGGCCGAGCTGGGCGTGGACCTGGCCGCGCTGGGCCTGGACCGGTTGATCACGGTCAAGGACGTGGAGGCGTGCGCGGCTCCGGCCGTTCCCCCGGCCCTGCTGGAGCCGTTGGCCGGCGCGCCCGGGCGGCAGCGGATCCTGATCGTCGGGGCGGCGCTCGGGGCGACCCAGGTCCTCGACATCCTGGCCGGCAGCCGGACGCAGCAGGCGGTGGCGATCGTGGACGACGACGCGTCCCGGTGGGGTGCGTCGGTGCACGGGGTGCCGGTGGTCGGCGGCAGTGACCGGCTGGGGGCGCTGTTCGCCGAGGGCGCCTACGACGCGGCGATCATCGCGATCGGCCGGTCGCCGGCCGTCCGTGCACGGCTGCGTGCCGCGTGCGCGGCGGCCGGGGTGCCGCTGGCCAACGCGATCGATCCGACCGCGAAGATCGCCACCGACGTGTCGCTCGGGCAGGGGAACATCATCTGCGCGTTCTGCCACATCGCGACCGGGGTGCGGGTGGGCGACAACAACTTCTTCTCGGCGTACAACTCGTTCGACCACCACAGCGTGATCGGGGACGACAACGCCAGCGGGCCGTCCGTGGTCACCTCGGGCAAGGTGACCATCGGCTCGCGGATCCGCTTCGGCACCGGCATCTTCATCGAACCGGACGTGACCGTCGGCGACGACGCGGCGATCGCCTCCGGTGCGGTGATCGTCAGCTCGGTCCCCGCCGAACACGTGGTGAAGACCAAGATCGTGACGACCACCGTCGTACCGCTGCGTCGTTAG
- a CDS encoding alpha-ketoacid dehydrogenase subunit beta, with product MIFAKELGDTLRGALGDDERVVLLGEDIADPYGGAFKVTRGLSTAFPQRVRTTPISEGAIAGISAGLALAGYRPIAEVMFGDFLTLMFDQVVNHIAKYQAMYAGQATCPVIVRAATGGHRGYGPTHSQSLEKHFLGVPHLRVVAASLYHDPRVVFADFLSRDEPVLYVEHKLLYPQHLTLPAGGMVGDLIATADASPGMLPTIRLSAVPVQDCTVSVLAYGYQAMLAARVIERLAIEEEIFAELVVPAQIAPMDWAPVERSAAVTGSLVTVEEGADGWSWGSEAAAVMSRRLFGRLRRPVDVVASAPTVIPSSKVKEAEVLVGAARIEAAVRAAAR from the coding sequence GTGATCTTCGCGAAGGAGCTGGGTGACACGCTGCGCGGCGCGCTCGGCGACGACGAGCGGGTGGTGCTGCTCGGCGAGGACATCGCCGACCCGTACGGCGGCGCCTTCAAGGTGACCCGGGGCCTGTCCACGGCGTTCCCGCAACGGGTGCGCACCACGCCGATCAGCGAGGGCGCGATCGCCGGGATCTCCGCCGGGCTGGCCCTGGCCGGATACCGCCCGATCGCCGAGGTGATGTTCGGCGACTTCCTCACCCTGATGTTCGACCAGGTGGTCAACCACATAGCCAAGTACCAGGCGATGTACGCCGGACAGGCCACCTGCCCGGTCATCGTGCGCGCCGCGACCGGCGGGCACCGTGGCTACGGTCCCACGCACAGCCAGAGCCTGGAGAAGCACTTCCTCGGCGTGCCGCACCTGCGGGTGGTGGCGGCGTCGCTCTACCACGACCCGCGGGTGGTCTTCGCCGACTTCCTCAGCCGGGACGAGCCGGTGCTGTACGTGGAGCACAAGCTGCTCTACCCCCAGCACCTGACGCTGCCGGCGGGTGGCATGGTCGGCGATCTGATCGCCACCGCCGACGCCTCCCCCGGCATGCTGCCGACGATCCGGCTGTCCGCGGTGCCGGTGCAGGACTGCACGGTCAGCGTCCTGGCGTACGGGTATCAGGCGATGCTCGCCGCCCGGGTGATCGAACGCCTGGCCATCGAGGAGGAGATCTTCGCCGAGCTGGTCGTGCCGGCCCAGATCGCCCCGATGGACTGGGCGCCGGTCGAACGCTCCGCCGCGGTCACCGGCAGTCTGGTCACCGTCGAGGAGGGCGCCGACGGCTGGTCGTGGGGCTCGGAGGCGGCCGCGGTGATGTCCCGCCGGTTGTTCGGCCGGCTGCGCCGCCCGGTCGACGTGGTGGCCAGCGCGCCCACCGTCATCCCGTCGTCCAAGGTCAAAGAGGCCGAGGTGCTGGTCGGCGCCGCCCGGATCGAGGCGGCCGTGCGCGCCGCCGCCCGTTAA